The region GCGAGGGTGAGGCAGGAGTTGACGCGGCGGCCATCGACGAGGACGGTGCAGGCTCCGCACTGGCCATGGTCGCAACCCTTCTTGGTGCCGGTGAGGTCGAGTTGCTCGCGGAGGGCGTCGAGGAGGCTGGTGCGGGTGTCGACGGAGAGGTTCTGGGATGCGCCGTTGACCTTGAGGGTGATGGACTTCATCTGCGGCTGGGCAGTGGCCGGGGATGCGGGTGCAGCGAGCGCTACGCCGGGGAGGCCGGTGGCTGTGGCGGCGGAGAGGATGCCGGCGGCCTTGACGAAGCTGCGGCGGCTTAGCTCCGGGCCTGAGGCTTCCTGCGTAGCTGCGTCTTCCAAGGCGCTGACTTCGTCAATCTCGATATCCGTACAAGGGGAAGAGCTCATATGTTGCCTCGATGTTGGGGTAAGCTTTGGAAATACCTTTTGCAATGACTGCTGCTGGACCACTGAGTAGACGGGCAGGCTCCGTGAAAAGATGCCCCGTTGGATGCCTCGTACAAGCGAAGCATGGCGCAGGCGTTCGACGCCGTCAACAGGCCGGTTTCATGGCTATTTGGTTTCATACGTTTCAAGTCACACCGATGGTTGATTCACTTTCGAGGAGATGTTTCGATGCGTTCTGGATTGGGTTTTGGGATTGTGGCGGCTGCGGCCATGCTTTGTGGAGTGGTAGAGCCGATGTCGGCACAGAGCGCGGCTGCGAGCCGCCGTGGGACCCAGGGCGAGGCGGCTACCGCGCCGGAAGAGCAGAGCGTTCCGATTCCGCCGGAGACCACGTCCGTGACCAAGCATGACTGGACCGGTGGCGGCCAGACGATCCACTACACGGCGACTGCGGGCAACATCCTGATCCGCGACGAGAAGGACAAGGTCAACGGGAGCATCTTCTATACGGCCTATACGCAGGACGGGGTGGAGTCAAAGAACAGGCCGGTGACGTTCTTCTATAACGGTGGCCCGGGAGCCGCGACGATCTGGCTGCATATGGGTTCGTTTGGGCCGGTACGCGTGATCACGCAGAGCCCGGAGGCGACGAGCCCAGCGCCGTTTGAGACGGTGGCGAATCAGTACAGCTTGATTGATCGGTCTGACTTGGTGTTCATTGACGCGCCGTTGTGCGGCTTCTCGCGTGCGGTGGGTAAGGGGACGGCAAAGGATTTTGCCGGGACCGACCAGGATATTCATGCGTTCGAGCAGTTCATCAGCCGCTACATCACGGTGAACCAGCGGTGGAACTCACCCAAGTTTCTATTTGGGGAGAGCTATGGGACGACTCGGTCGGCGGGGTTGGTGAGTGCGCTGCAGAACGACGGCATCGAGTTCAATGGTGTCACGCTGCTTTCGACGATCCTGAACTATGGCGTGCGCAGCGCTGGGTATGACACGGAGGTGATCGGGTATGTGCCTTCGTATGCGGCGATTGCGTGGCAGCACAACAAGGTGAAGCATACGGGCTCGATTGCGGATTGGGTGGAGCAGGCGCGGAAGTTTGCGGGCGGACCTTATCTGGCCGCGCTGCGGGAGGGCGATGCGCTTCCGCCGGCGGAGTTCGACGCGATTGCGACGAAGCTGGCTGGTTTCACCGGGCTGAGCGTGGGGTATATCAAGGAGGCTCGGCTGCGGATTGCGCCGACGCGTTTCCGCAAGGAGCTTCTGCGGGATGACGACAAGATCCTGGGGCGGTATGACGCTCGGTTTGAGGCGTATGACGTGGATGCGGCGGGGGAGAATCCGGGTTTCGATCCGTCCGATACCGGGATTAGCGGCGCTTATGTGGCTGCGTTTCATGACTATATTCAGCGGGAGCTGAAGTACATGAGCACGGAGCCGTACTACCTGTCCGGGCCTGGTGTCAGCGCGGCTTGGGACTTCAAGCATCGGCCGAGCGGGGCGCAGGGTGGCGGCGGCGGACGGGGCGAGCAGCCGGTGCCGGACGTCGCGATGGACCTGGCGGATGCGATGCGGAAGAATCCGAAGCTGCGGGTGTTTTCCGCGAATGGGTACTTCGACCTGGCGACGCCGTTCTTCAATACGGAGTACGATCTGCACCACATGCTGCTGCCGCCGGCGATTGCGAGCAACATTCAGTTTGGGTACTATCCGGCTGGGCACATGGTGTATCTGAACGTGGATGCGCTGAAGACGATGAAGGGCGATATGGAGCGGTTCTACGGGGAGGCTACGCGGCGATAAGCGGCGACCTCGGTGCTTGATTTTTGGGGCAAAACCGAGGTAAGATAGAGCGTTGCGTTGAATCTGGCGAGAGCTACTATCTGAAGGAGCCGTATGGCGAAGCGTCGTGGAAATCCGAACTGGGGCAAGCCGGAGCCGATTGGCCCTGTTGTGCCGACCGTTACCTCCTTTGAGCAGGTCGTCAAAGAGTACAAGCTGACCCCGGACCAGTACATCCGGTCTACGCGTCTGCGGGAGTGGGCGAGGCGGAACAAGAACTCGAAGTACATCCCGGAGGCGCTGCTTGAGGCGTGGGGATTCGAGATCGAGTCGACCCTGTAACGGATGTGGAAAACGAAAAACGCCGCCTGATGAGGGCGGCGTTTTTGTCTTGGCGTTTTGTCTTACAGATGAGAAGAGGGTTTCATGGCACATGACGGTAGTTTGTTCGCTGGAGTAGAAGAGGCTGTTGCTGCAATTCGTGCGGGGCAGATGGTGGTGGTGGTCGATGATGAGGATCGTGAGAATGAGGGCGATCTGACGCTGGCGGCCGAGTTTGTGACGCCGGAGGCGATCAACTTCATGGCGCGGTTCGGGCGCGGGCTTATCTGCCTGACGCTGACCGAGGAACGCGCGGACTACATGCGACTGGGGCCGATGACGAGCGAGAATACCTCGCGCTTTGGGACGGCCTTTACGGAGAGCGTGGAGGCTCGCGAGGGTGTGACGACGGGCATCTCCGCGGCGGACCGCGCGCATACGATCAAGGTGGCGATCGATCCGAGCTCTACCGCGCATGATCTGGCTCGGCCGGGGCATGTGTTTCCGCTGCGCGCGCGCAAGGGCGGAGTGCTGGTGCGGGCGGGGCAGACGGAGGCTTCGGTTGACCTGGCGCGGATGGCGGGGCTGGTCTCTGCGGGTGTCATCTGCGAGATCATGAACGAGGACGGCACCATGGCTCGTGTGCCCGACCTGGTGGAGTTCTGCAAGGAACACAAGATGCTGATGGTGACGGTGGCGGATCTGATCCGGTACCGGCTGCAGCATGAACGGTATATCCATCGCGTGGCGGAGTCCGTGATGGCGACCGAGTACGGCGAGTTCCGAATGATTGCGTACGAGAACGAGGTGGATGGGAACGAGTCGCATGTGGCGCTGGTGATGGGCGACGTGACGGCGGATGTGCCGGTTCCGGTGCGGGTGCATACGCACTCGCTGGCCGAGGATGTGTTTGGGTTGGTGGGGACGGATAATCGCGAGGTGATCGATGGCTCGCTGCGAATGATCGGCGAGGCGGGGCGTGGGGCGTTGATCTATCTGCATAACGGGACGCGTGGGTTCGGCGTGGATCGCACGGTTGAGCCGCATCGGATCGTGTTCCAGAAGGATCAGCGCGGGCGAGAACGTGGCGACGATCACACGCAGAGGACGCTGCGGCAGGTTGGGTTGGGCGGGCAGATATTGTCGGATCTTGGGATTCGCAAGATCAAGCTGCTGACCAATACGCCGACGCATGTGCCTGCGCTGCAGGGCTTCGGGATCGAGATTGTGGAGCAGGTTCCGATTACGGTTGGCGCTGGTGTGACTAAGTAAGCGGGTTACTGGACCGTCAGGTTGAGGGTGACGGTCTGGGTGATCTGGGTGCCGCTAGTGGAGGTCGCAGTGACCTGGTACTGGTAGGTGCCGGGCGGCGTGGACTGGACGTTTGAGGTCCTGGCTGGTGCGCCGCCGGCACATCCTGCTGAGGTGATCGCAAACGCAGTGAAGGACAAGGCGAGGAGCGTGAGGGTGGCTCGCTGGCGCAGGGTGCGGTTCTTTCTCCAGAGGAGCATGAGACCGGGTAGCAGGATGCAGAGGAGCGTGCTGCTGGGGAGGGGTGCCCGGCGAGCTTGCAGGGTGGTGATGGTGTTGATCGTGACCGTTGAGTTTTGTGCGGAACCGGCAAGGGTGAGGGTCGATGGCTGGATGGAACAGGTCGCGTAGAGCCCCGGGACGACAGATGCACAGGTCAGGGCCACAGGGCCGGTGAAGCCCGCGATAGGGGTCACGGCCAAAGCGTAGGTTGCAGGGGTGCCGCTGATGACGGTTGCGGTGGCTGAGCTTGCTCCGCTCGCGGTGAACGTGAACGATGGAAGTTGAATGCCTGTGCCGCTCAGGGGGATCAGTAGGGGTGAGCTGTGGTCTGAGCTTGTGATAGTGAGGGTGCCGGGCCACAGACCGATAGCGGTGGGGGTGAAGGTCACCTGGATCTGACAGTTAGTGTTGGGAGCGAGCGAGGCGGCGGTGCATGGCTTTGTGACGGTGTAGTCGCCGCTGATGGTGGCGGTGATGTTGGTGACGGGTGCGGTGCCGATGTTGGCGAGGGTGACGGTCATGCTGGCGGATGAACCCAGCGTGACGTTCCCGAAGGCCAGGCTGGCGGGAGTGGAGGTCAGGAGCGACTGAATGCCGGTGCCGGTGAGCGATGCTGTGAGGGGGATGGTGGAGGCACTGGTGGTGAGCGAAAGCGTGCCGGGGCGGGTGCCGGTCTGGGTGGGCTTGAACCTGATTTGGAGGGTGCAGCTTGAGTTTGCGGGGATCGGTGAGCCGATGGGCGGGCAGGTTCCGGCTTGCGTGTAATCGCCGGTGATGGAGGAAGCGGTGATGGTGGCGGCGGTTGAGCCGGAGTTGGTGACCTGGATGGGGAGCGTGGTGGAGACACCTACGACCAGCGGGCCGAAGTCGAGCGAGGTGGGTGAGAGCGAGACGGGGCTGGCGGTCGCGGTGCCGATGAGGCTGATGAACTCGAGCGACGTGGTGGAATCCGTGGCGATATCGAGCGCGGAGACGTGGGTGCCGGTGGTCTGTGGGGTGAAGGCTACGGAGAGGCTGCAGGTTGCTGCGGGCAGGATCGTTGCGCAGCCGTTCTGCGTGGTGAAGTCCGCTGTGGTGGTGGCGGAGAGGACATGCAGGGCGATGGAGCCTGTATTAGTGAGGGTGACGCCCTGCCTGGCGGTTGCGGTGCCCATCTGGGCCTGGGCGAAGGCGAAGGAGCTTTGCGAGAGGGTGTAGGTTGCAAGTGGCGTGGTGCCGGAGGGATTGCTGACCACGAGTGGGCCGGCCTGGCCGATGACGTGGATGAGGTCAGGGCTGGAGGAGGCGTCGCTCTCTATGGTGAGGAGGCCTGAGTCGCTGGTGCTGGCGGGTGAGGCGGTGCCGGTGGCGACCTGGTTTGAGGGCGCGTAGGTCAGGGTTACGGAGCAGCTTTGCCCAGCGGCGAGTGATGTTGTGCAGGTAGTCGTCGAGAGGAATGGTGGGCCGCTGGTGATGCGGCGGATGGTTACGGCGGATGCGGCAGAGGTGTTTGCGAGGGTGAGGGTGCGTGCGAGCGTCTGGCCGGAGGTCACCTGGCCGAAGTTGAGGATGCTGCCGGTCTGAAGGCCGCCGATGATGCTGAGCGTGCCGCCCTGGCTGGTGCCGAAGCCTTCGAGATAGGCCATGGCCTGGCTTGGCGCGGAGCCGTCGGTGGGCGTGGCCTGCGCGGTGAGGGTGCCGGTGATGTCGGCGTTGGTCAACGGGTCAAACTGAAGCTGGATCGTGCAGCTTGCACTGGGTGCGAGCGTGAGGCACGGGGTGCCGGAGAGCGCGAACTGGCGGGGGATGATGAGGTTGAGGGTCAGTGATTTGGCGGTCAGGTTGTTGAGGGTGAACTGGCGGATGGGGCCTTGTGTTGCGATGGCAGTGGGGCCGAAGTCGGTCTGGGACGGGGTGATCTGGAGGGCTGCGGTGGAGACGGTATACGCGCCGTTGAGCGCGACGCTGTAGAGGACGGGTGACGTCGAGCCGGCGCGGGTGACGGGGAGGGTGAGGCTATCGAGGACGGGCGCTGTGCTGGGCAGGAAGGTAATGGCGATCGTGCAGTTGGCTCCGATGGCCAGGGAGCTACAGCCGTCTGCGGCCTGGAATCTGGAGGTGGCGAACGTGGGCGTGCCGATCTGCAATGCGACGCTGTCCGTATTGGTGAGAGTGACGGTCTGCTGGGTTGCGGTGGGGCCGGGGGCGTTGTTGAAGGTGAGGCCGAGCGGGTTGATGGCGATGCCGGGATCGGGTAGTCCGTAGCCGGTGAGGGTGGCGGTGACGGTGCCGTCGCTGCTGGTGAAGGTGAGGGAGCCGGTCCGTGCGCCAGTGGCCGTGGGGGAGAAGCTGAGGGCGAAGGTACAGGAGGCGGTGGGGGCAAGGCTGGTCCCGCAGCTACCGTTGGGGTTGAGGGCGAAGTCGCCGGCGAGGGTGGGGGTGGGGATGGTGACGTTTGCGCCGCTCACGCTCTGGTTGGTGAGGGTGAACGAGATGGCTCCGCTGACGTTATGGACCGGGATGGAGCCGAAGTCCTGGGCGAGCGGAGAGAGCAGCAGGCCGGTGAGGGGTAGGCCGGTTCCTGTGAGGCTGAAGGTGTACGGGACCCCGGCGGCGTTTGAAGACAGGGTGAGCGAGCCTGGTTGCGCTCCCGCGGCGGTGGGCTGGAACTGAACGGCAAGATAGCAGGTCGCACATGCGCCGGTGACTGTGGAGGTGTAGGCCGAGGAAGGCGGCTGTCCGGGGCCGTAACCGAGATCTGCGATGAAGTCGAGCTTGTACGGGCCGGTGGCCGTGGCGCTCAGGCTGGTGAAGGCCTGGGCGACCTTGAAGAACTGCGCGGCGGGTTGGCCGACGGGCTGATTGCCAAAGGCGATCACGCCGTTGCTCACGGGCACGATGGCGGTCGCGGTGCCGCTGAGCGAGACGTAGATGGGATTGATCCCGGTGCCGGAGCCGATGGAGAGCAGGCCTTGCCGCACGCCGGGCTGCGACGGCACGAACGAGATAGCGATGGCACAGGTCTGCCCGCCCGGCAGCGAGGTGCCGCAGCTGTTGACTTGGGTGAAGTCGCCAATGATCGCGAGCGTGATGGGGACGGCTGCGCTGCTGCTGTTGATGACGGAGACTGTCTGGTTGTTGCCGGAGACGCCGGTGACCACGACCGAGGTGGCGAAGGTGACGGAGCTGGGACTCACGCCAAGGGTGGAGCTTGTGCCGCCTCCGGCTGGCGGCTGTGCGAGCGTCTGGCCGGTGAGCAGGACGCTGAGCCCTTGGTCGAGCGTGAGGGTTGCGGTGTCCTTTGAAGGCACGGTGGCAGAGAGATAGCCAATCTGTATGCCGCAGACGGTTCCGGGCGCGATGGTGGTTGGGCAGCTATCGGTGACCGTGAACGGGGAGCTTGCGGGAAGAGTCGCTGTGGCGTGCGCGATGGCGACCGACGAGCTGTTGGAGAGGAGGACGGAGCGCGGAAGGCGCATGCCACCGGGGTATTGGGTGCCGAAGTCGAGCTCAGACGCGGAGACGGAGAGCGAGGCGGCCTGGCTGTAGCCGGTGAGGACGACGTCGCGTGAGCCGATGGACCAGTCCGCGCTGAGCAGGCCGTCGTTTGCGGAGGATGTGGAGGCGGTGAGTGCGAGGGTGATGTGGCAGGTGGCGCCGGCGGCGAGGAGCTTGATGGAGTTGTCGCCGTTGATGGGGCAATCGCTGGCCTGCTCGGTGAAGGGGGATGCGGTCTTGGCGGAGCTGTCGATGGCGGAGGTGAAGGTCTGGTTTGCGGTGCCGAGGTTTGAGACGGCGATGGTGCGGGTGCCGGGTGGGTTGGCTGAGGTCTGAAGGCCGAAGTCGAGTTCCTTCGGCGCGAAGACGATCGTGCTGGTTGGCCCGGTGAAGGCGGCCACTGTGACGGACTGCGAGGCTGCGTTGGAAGCGGTCGCAGTGATGGTTGCGACTGCGCTTCCGGCGAGAAGCATGTCGCACTCGCCACCGGGGCTGAGGGTAATGGGGCAGTTGGTTGCGAGGGTGTCGGCGGTGGTGGTGAGTTGCAGGTTGGTCGCCGGGGCTGAGCCGAGGTTGCGCAGGATCAGCCAGGGGCTGTCGTCGGCTGAGAAGACCAGTGACGGGGCGGATGTGGCGATATTCAGCTTGGCGAGATAGGCTGCTGAGCCGGCGCATAGGCTGCCGTTGCAGGTGGCGGCGGTGACCTCGGCTGCGCGGATCGTGGAGGGCAGAGCCGTGGTGAGGTTGTTGACCAGCGGCAGGTCATAGGTCTCGGTGGCGAGCAGCGCGGAACTGGCCGTGGGCTGGACGGAGCCTGCGATCAGCGGTGAGCCTGTGGGGTCTATGGCGATGGAGGTGATGGTGGCGGGCAGGCTGGCGTAGGTGGCGCTGGCGTTGGGCAGGCCGCCGAAGCGTGCGGTCTGGTCGATGATGTTCTGGGGCGTGACGTGGACGGCGTACGCGCCGCCCAGGGTGGCGAGCGCAGGTGAGGGAAGTAAGGGCGCGGTAAAGGTGCCGTCGACCCAGACCGAGCCGTCCGGTGCGGGGGCGAGCGAGGACTGCTGGCCGGGCGCGATGATGGTGGAGCTTTGTACTGCGCTGCCGTCCAGCGGAAGACGCAGCAGAACCTGGTAGTTCAGCGGAAGTAGAGGCTGAGTGGGCGTGCTGACCGGGAACTGGCCGAGCGCGATCGAGCCCGAGACGAGAAGCGTCTGGCCGGTGGTGTCGAGGGCGACTGAACTAAGTCCCTGGCCCGGGATGAAGGTGGAGAAGATGAGAACGTCGCCGGCGGGTGCCAGTCTGGTCAGAAAGCCGGATGGGTTTGCGACCATCGCAGGAACAAGCGCCGCGGCTGTGGGGAAGCCGGAGGCGGTGGTTGCGCCTGCGAGGTAGGCGTTGTCGAGCGGGTCGGCGGCGATGGCTATGGGGGTGGTGTCGCCGGAGGTGCCGGTGAGGTAGGTGGCGTAGACGAGGGTGCTCCCATCGGACGAAAAGCGTTCGACGAAGCCGTTCTGAAAGCTCCCTGTTGCGGGCGTTTGCTGGAAGCCACTGGAGGTGACGGGAAGGGTTGCGGAGAAGAGGCTGCCGGTGACGAAGACGGCGTCGGCCGTGGCTGCGATGGCCGATGCGGCGATCCTGCTGCCGCCGGTGAAGGTGACGAAGAGCGGGTTGAGGCTGGGGTCGAACTTGGCGACGAAGGAGTTGGTGGAGGCGTCCGTGCGGGCCGGGATGGCGGCTCCACCGGTGCCGGTCAGGGTGGTGGAGGTCGTGGTCCCTGTGACGTAGACGTTGCCTGCGGGGTCGAGCGCTATGGCGAGGCCGATGTCGCCTTGGGCTCCGAGGAGAGCCTGAGCGAGGATGGCGTTGCCTGCGTTATCGGTCTTGAGGACGCGGACACCGTCTTTTTGGTCGAGTAGCAGGTAGAGATTGCCGGCGGAATCTGTCTTGATGGCGTTGAACTGGCCCTGTGCGCCGGTTGCGTGAAGACCTGCGAAGGCAAGCTGCTGGGTCTGGTTCGCCTGCGCGTGAGCCGGGCGGGCAAGCATCGGCGAGGCTAGCAGCAGAAGTCCTGCGATTGCGGAGATCGCCTTCAGTCTCTTCATCATGAGGGTCGGCTGCGGTACTGCTCTGAGTGCAGCCTGTCCTCAATATCCACGTTCCTGAGCGGATTCGGTGGGTCTGTTTTGGAAACTTTCCGCTTGACCAAGGCACTTGTCCCAAAGTGGGACAAGTGAACCGCTTAGACGTTCAAGTTGCCGGTCGTCCACAACTCGGTAGCACCCATCGCCGCGAGCGCCTGCTCGAAGGCCGGCTGGGTCTCGTAGCGGATCGCCTGCATCCCCGCCGCGATGGCTCCGGCAATGTTTTCCTCACGGTCATCGACGAAGAGAATGCGTTCCGCAGGCACGCAGAGACCCGACGCCGCGTGCTGGTAGATGGCAGCCTCCGGCTTGATCAGCAGAAGATGGTGAGAGAAGGTCAGGTGATCGAAGCCGGCCATCCAGGGCAGCGCGGCCAGGACGCCGTGCATCATCTCGTCACCCAGGTTGGAGAGGATGCCGGTGCGCGTGCCGGCGGCCTGCAGGCGCAGCGCCCAATCCACCATGGGCTGATTGAGTTGCGTCCAAAGAACCGTATCGGCGGCGATGAGTCCGTCGATCTGGGGCGCTGCCAGAACATGGCCGACATCCTGGCCGATCGCGCTCCAGTATCCGCGCCCGTTGAGGGTACCCCGGTCATAGTCCGAGCGGTGCTTCCAGTAGGCGTGGGAGAAGGTGGCCTCGTCGAGCGCGAGGAGGTGCTGCATCTCGGCCCAGGCCGCGGGATCGGGCGGTCCGGTCAGCACCAGACCGTAGTCGAACAGGACGGCTTCAATGACGGGTTTCTTCTGATCTTCAGGTTGCATAGAACCTCATTTTAGGCGAGCCGCTACCATGGAGAGATGCCCGTCCGCTTCTCCAAACGAACTGCCTGGGACACCGGTGAGAGCACGCTGGCCGAGGCCGTCCGCCAGGTGCGCAGCAGCGGCCGCAGCCTGATCGATCTCACGCTCTCGAACCCCACGCTCTGCGGCTTTGAGTACGACTCGGCGGCTATTCTGGGAGCCCTTACCAACCCGGCGGCGATGACCTACGACCCTGACCCGCGTGGGCTGACCAGCGCTCGGCGGGCCGTCTCGCAGTACTATGCGGACAACAATGCGCTCGTCGATCCGGCGCAGATTCTGCTGACCACCAGCACAAGCGAGGCCTACAGCTTCCTTTTTCGGCTGCTTTGCGATCCCGGTGACGAGGTGCTGGTCGCGCAGCCGAGCTATCCGCTCTTCGACTTCCTCGCCGACCTGGACGACGTAAACCTGAAGCCGTATCCGCTGTTTTACGACTACGGCTGGTGGATCGACTTCGCGGAGCTTGAGCGCAGGATCGGGCCGCGCACCCGGGCGGTTCTGCTGGTGCATCCCAACAACCCCACTGGGCACGCAACCGGACGCGCGGAACGTGAACGACTGGAGGCGATCTGCGCGGAGCATGGGCTTGCCCTGATCGTCGATGAGGTCTTTCTGGATTACAGCCTGGGTGAGCCGGTGGAGAGCTTCGCCACCGGGCCGCATCCCGCCCTGACCTTCGTGCTGAGCGGCCTGAGCAAGATCTCGGCGCTGCCGCAGATGAAGGTCGGATGGCTCGCCTGCCAGGGGCCGGGGGAGTTGGTTGCGGAGGCGTTCGGACGGCTGGAGGTTATCGCCGACACCTTCCTCTCCATGAACGCACCGGCCCAGCACGCGCTGCCGACCTGGCTGGCGAGCAGGGAATCGATTGTGCCGCAGATCGTCGCCCGTACGCAGACGAACCTTGCGGCTTTGGCTGCTGCCGGCCTGGAGGCCCTGCCGGTTCAGGCGGGCTGGAGCGCAGTTCTGCGGCTGCCGGTCGTGGCGGAGGGACGGATTGATGCGCTGGTGCAGGAGGCCGGGGTGATCGTCCATCCCGGCTCGTTCTACGCGCTGCCGGGTAAGAACCAGATCGTCGTCATCCTGATTGGGCCGGTGACTGAGTTCGCGGAAGGCGTGCTGAGGCTCGCCCGTTGGTGTGAATCTAATTCGTTAACATGAGGTGCGGTGGGAGGAAGCTCTGGATGAGCGATCTCTTTCAAGCCCCACAAACAATTAGGTTTGCAGAAACGGGTTCGATTCGCGCTCTTCGCCGATGGTGGTCGAGTCGCCATGTCCGGGGATGACAAGGGTCTCATCCGGCAATGTCAGGAGCTTGTTGTGGACGGATCGCAGCAGGGTCTTCAGATCGCCACCGGGCAGGTCCGTGCGGCCGATTGAGCCCTGAAACAAGGTGTCTCCGGCAAGCAGCAATGTCTGCTCCGGCAGGTGCAGGCAGACGCTGCCCTCCGTATGACCTGGCGTGTGGTGTGCGATCCCGTTCAGCCCCGCGATGGAGAAGACGTATCCATCCGCAAGATCCTGATCCGGCGCG is a window of Granulicella tundricola MP5ACTX9 DNA encoding:
- a CDS encoding 2Fe-2S iron-sulfur cluster-binding protein; its protein translation is MSSSPCTDIEIDEVSALEDAATQEASGPELSRRSFVKAAGILSAATATGLPGVALAAPASPATAQPQMKSITLKVNGASQNLSVDTRTSLLDALREQLDLTGTKKGCDHGQCGACTVLVDGRRVNSCLTLAVVAEGAEITSIEGLAKGDQLHPVQASFLEHDGYQCGYCTPGQICSAAAALSEAQKGDLSIVSFQTGNTAKPTMSDEEIRERMSGNICRCGAYPNIVAAVRAVAQQQGVRS
- a CDS encoding S10 family peptidase, which encodes MRSGLGFGIVAAAAMLCGVVEPMSAQSAAASRRGTQGEAATAPEEQSVPIPPETTSVTKHDWTGGGQTIHYTATAGNILIRDEKDKVNGSIFYTAYTQDGVESKNRPVTFFYNGGPGAATIWLHMGSFGPVRVITQSPEATSPAPFETVANQYSLIDRSDLVFIDAPLCGFSRAVGKGTAKDFAGTDQDIHAFEQFISRYITVNQRWNSPKFLFGESYGTTRSAGLVSALQNDGIEFNGVTLLSTILNYGVRSAGYDTEVIGYVPSYAAIAWQHNKVKHTGSIADWVEQARKFAGGPYLAALREGDALPPAEFDAIATKLAGFTGLSVGYIKEARLRIAPTRFRKELLRDDDKILGRYDARFEAYDVDAAGENPGFDPSDTGISGAYVAAFHDYIQRELKYMSTEPYYLSGPGVSAAWDFKHRPSGAQGGGGGRGEQPVPDVAMDLADAMRKNPKLRVFSANGYFDLATPFFNTEYDLHHMLLPPAIASNIQFGYYPAGHMVYLNVDALKTMKGDMERFYGEATRR
- the ribB gene encoding 3,4-dihydroxy-2-butanone-4-phosphate synthase encodes the protein MAHDGSLFAGVEEAVAAIRAGQMVVVVDDEDRENEGDLTLAAEFVTPEAINFMARFGRGLICLTLTEERADYMRLGPMTSENTSRFGTAFTESVEAREGVTTGISAADRAHTIKVAIDPSSTAHDLARPGHVFPLRARKGGVLVRAGQTEASVDLARMAGLVSAGVICEIMNEDGTMARVPDLVEFCKEHKMLMVTVADLIRYRLQHERYIHRVAESVMATEYGEFRMIAYENEVDGNESHVALVMGDVTADVPVPVRVHTHSLAEDVFGLVGTDNREVIDGSLRMIGEAGRGALIYLHNGTRGFGVDRTVEPHRIVFQKDQRGRERGDDHTQRTLRQVGLGGQILSDLGIRKIKLLTNTPTHVPALQGFGIEIVEQVPITVGAGVTK
- a CDS encoding beta strand repeat-containing protein; protein product: MMKRLKAISAIAGLLLLASPMLARPAHAQANQTQQLAFAGLHATGAQGQFNAIKTDSAGNLYLLLDQKDGVRVLKTDNAGNAILAQALLGAQGDIGLAIALDPAGNVYVTGTTTSTTLTGTGGAAIPARTDASTNSFVAKFDPSLNPLFVTFTGGSRIAASAIAATADAVFVTGSLFSATLPVTSSGFQQTPATGSFQNGFVERFSSDGSTLVYATYLTGTSGDTTPIAIAADPLDNAYLAGATTASGFPTAAALVPAMVANPSGFLTRLAPAGDVLIFSTFIPGQGLSSVALDTTGQTLLVSGSIALGQFPVSTPTQPLLPLNYQVLLRLPLDGSAVQSSTIIAPGQQSSLAPAPDGSVWVDGTFTAPLLPSPALATLGGAYAVHVTPQNIIDQTARFGGLPNASATYASLPATITSIAIDPTGSPLIAGSVQPTASSALLATETYDLPLVNNLTTALPSTIRAAEVTAATCNGSLCAGSAAYLAKLNIATSAPSLVFSADDSPWLILRNLGSAPATNLQLTTTADTLATNCPITLSPGGECDMLLAGSAVATITATASNAASQSVTVAAFTGPTSTIVFAPKELDFGLQTSANPPGTRTIAVSNLGTANQTFTSAIDSSAKTASPFTEQASDCPINGDNSIKLLAAGATCHITLALTASTSSANDGLLSADWSIGSRDVVLTGYSQAASLSVSASELDFGTQYPGGMRLPRSVLLSNSSSVAIAHATATLPASSPFTVTDSCPTTIAPGTVCGIQIGYLSATVPSKDTATLTLDQGLSVLLTGQTLAQPPAGGGTSSTLGVSPSSVTFATSVVVTGVSGNNQTVSVINSSSAAVPITLAIIGDFTQVNSCGTSLPGGQTCAIAISFVPSQPGVRQGLLSIGSGTGINPIYVSLSGTATAIVPVSNGVIAFGNQPVGQPAAQFFKVAQAFTSLSATATGPYKLDFIADLGYGPGQPPSSAYTSTVTGACATCYLAVQFQPTAAGAQPGSLTLSSNAAGVPYTFSLTGTGLPLTGLLLSPLAQDFGSIPVHNVSGAISFTLTNQSVSGANVTIPTPTLAGDFALNPNGSCGTSLAPTASCTFALSFSPTATGARTGSLTFTSSDGTVTATLTGYGLPDPGIAINPLGLTFNNAPGPTATQQTVTLTNTDSVALQIGTPTFATSRFQAADGCSSLAIGANCTIAITFLPSTAPVLDSLTLPVTRAGSTSPVLYSVALNGAYTVSTAALQITPSQTDFGPTAIATQGPIRQFTLNNLTAKSLTLNLIIPRQFALSGTPCLTLAPSASCTIQLQFDPLTNADITGTLTAQATPTDGSAPSQAMAYLEGFGTSQGGTLSIIGGLQTGSILNFGQVTSGQTLARTLTLANTSAASAVTIRRITSGPPFLSTTTCTTSLAAGQSCSVTLTYAPSNQVATGTASPASTSDSGLLTIESDASSSPDLIHVIGQAGPLVVSNPSGTTPLATYTLSQSSFAFAQAQMGTATARQGVTLTNTGSIALHVLSATTTADFTTQNGCATILPAATCSLSVAFTPQTTGTHVSALDIATDSTTSLEFISLIGTATASPVSLSPTSLDFGPLVVGVSTTLPIQVTNSGSTAATITASSITGDYTQAGTCPPIGSPIPANSSCTLQIRFKPTQTGTRPGTLSLTTSASTIPLTASLTGTGIQSLLTSTPASLAFGNVTLGSSASMTVTLANIGTAPVTNITATISGDYTVTKPCTAASLAPNTNCQIQVTFTPTAIGLWPGTLTITSSDHSSPLLIPLSGTGIQLPSFTFTASGASSATATVISGTPATYALAVTPIAGFTGPVALTCASVVPGLYATCSIQPSTLTLAGSAQNSTVTINTITTLQARRAPLPSSTLLCILLPGLMLLWRKNRTLRQRATLTLLALSFTAFAITSAGCAGGAPARTSNVQSTPPGTYQYQVTATSTSGTQITQTVTLNLTVQ
- a CDS encoding HAD family hydrolase, which encodes MQPEDQKKPVIEAVLFDYGLVLTGPPDPAAWAEMQHLLALDEATFSHAYWKHRSDYDRGTLNGRGYWSAIGQDVGHVLAAPQIDGLIAADTVLWTQLNQPMVDWALRLQAAGTRTGILSNLGDEMMHGVLAALPWMAGFDHLTFSHHLLLIKPEAAIYQHAASGLCVPAERILFVDDREENIAGAIAAGMQAIRYETQPAFEQALAAMGATELWTTGNLNV